A stretch of DNA from Methylogaea oryzae:
CCACGGCATCCCCATCGACACGGAATGGCGCTCCGACTGGAAATGGCAGCGCCTGGCCGACCACATCGCGCCGCTCGACAAGCGCCTGGTGCTGGACGTAGGCTGCGGCAGCGGCTACCACTGCTGGCGCATGCTGGGAGCGGGGGCGCGGCGGGTGATCGGCATCGACCCCACCCTGCTCAGCGTCATGCAGTTCCTGGCCGTCAAGCACTTCGCCGGCGACTACCCGGTGGACGTGCTGCCCTTGGGCATCGACGACGTGCCGCCCGATTTGCAAGCCTTCGACACGGTGTTTTCCATGGGCGTGCTCTATCACCGCCGCTCGCCCATGGACCACTTGCTGGAGTTGAAAGGCTGCCTGAAACCCGGCGGCGAATTGGTGCTGGAGACCTTGGTGATCGACGGCGGTCTGGGCCAAGTGCTGGTGCCGGAAGGGCGCTACGCCAAGATGCGCAACGTTTGGTTCATCCCTTCTTGCGCCACCCTGGAAAGCTGGCTGAAGCGCTGCGGCTACCGTGAGGTGCGCCTGGTTGACCTATGCCGCACCAGCACCGACGAGCAGCGCAGCACCGACTGGATGCGCTTCCATTCCCTGGCCGACTTCCTCGACCCCGCCAATCCGGAGCTGACCTGCGAAGGCCTGCCGGCGCCGACGCGGGCGGTTTTCCTGGCGGAAAAGCCTTAATCAGTCTTTGAACTCCTGCCGCGCCTTGTCAATGGCCGCCCGGATGCTGACCCAGGCGCTTTCCGCGCCTTCTTTCAAATCTTCCCAAGCTTCGTCGGCGGCCTGCTGCAAGTGCTCCAGCTTGGCCGCCGCTTCGCCGCGCTGTTGCCGCAAGAGGGCCAAGCGCTCTTCGAAAGCGATTTTCAGCTCCTCCTCGGCTTCGTGCATCTGGGCTTCCAACTGGGCCAAGTCGTCGTCCCATTCGTCCAACCGGCTTTTCAGCTGTTCGACAAAAGCGTGTTTGCTGCTCATGGCGCATTCTCCTCAGGGTCAATGGCGGCGCGGGCCGCATGCCTAACAGTAGCAGAAGGGGCTAGTCGTTGTTGTTTTCCCTCGGCGCGGTCTTGTCGAGGAAACTGCGGAACCAGCGCGGGTTGAACAGCAGGATGTAGACGATGAACAATTCGCTCACCGGCAGGAACAGCAGGAAATAGTGGATGGCCAGCAGCAGGACGCAGAGTAAAACGCGGGTGAAGACGTGCATTGGATCCTCCTGCTGTAACGGCCCGGCGGCAAGTATGACAAAAGCCAACGCTTGCTGTCCGGGCCCCTTCTCCCTCAGGGAGGAAGTTGGGATAAGGGGGGAATAGCCGCGGCTTTTTATATTCCCTCACCCTAACCCTCTCCCGGAGGAAGAGGGAACTCGAATGCCGGCCTTTGTAGCGCTATGCAGAGATGGCAGCGCTCAAAGCTTCTCCACATCCACCCCCGGCAGCTCCATGCGCATCATGCCGTTTTTCCACACCAGCGTGCCGATGTCGCGCCAGGGCTCGGCCAGGTTGCGGTTGCGCAGGCCCGGCTGCCAGTCGTTGGGCACGGTGGCGTGCTTAAACTTGAGGGTAAACACCGCGTCGTCGGTGTCCAGCCCCACCTGCGGGCCGAAATAGGCGGTGACTTTGCGCAGGAATTTTTCCAGCCGCTCGGCCTTCAAATGGGGCGTCAGCGCCACGTTGGCCCACATGCACTGGATGCGGCCCCAGTTGGGCGCCACGATGCGGCCCTCCTCGTTGACGAAAGGCAGCCATTGCTCCTTGCCGTCCTTGTCCCGGTAGGTGATGGCGAAAATGTGTTCGAAGCCCTCGAAATGGTCGTGCATGTACAGCGCATGGGGCGTGATGCCCGCCACGGCGTGGGAGAAAGTGAGCAGGGAATTGCTCAGCAACGCCAGCGGCGCCAGCGCCTCCACCTCGGCCGGCTTGATACCGAGCCGGTACAAAATGCCGTAATGCACCGTGCTGTTGAGCTGCAACACCGCCAACAGCATCAGGCACTTGGCCAGACGGCGGGCGCGCAGGCCCTCGTCGCCCAGGTAACGATCGGCCAACAAGCGCCAGGGATCGACGCCCTGCTGCGCGGCGGGAACCAGGCAAGCGGCATCGCAACGCGCTCGCCCATCCGCAATCCGCCGGTAAACCGCCGCCGCCAGGTGGTAAATCCCCGGCACGCTCAGCAGCCAGCCCAACGGCGCCGCGTAACCCATGGCCCGCAGGATGCGGATGTAGGTATCCAGGCCGCGATAAAGCCGGCCTTGGCCGTCCACGGCGTACAGATCGGCGAGCAGCTCCCGTTCGGGAATGCCGTCCAGGGCGCGGCAAGCCTTGGCGTGGCTCTGCAAGCCCTTGAACTCCACCGCCCGCTTCACATCGAAATGGTTCACCACGATGGCCGTGCGGTTGCACAGCGGGCAGGCCTCGTCGAAATACACCGCCAAGCGCGGCTGCGCCGCCCGGTACGCCCGACCCAAAGCCCGCCACCAGCGGAACGGCACCAGCAGCAGGTAGTGCACCAGCATGGCGAAGCCGAACGGGTAAATGTTGAGGGTAATGATGATGCCGGTGTGGAAGGTCGCCCCCAGCGCCATCAACGGCACACGGGCGCGGCGGTGCCAGAACAGCGCCGGGAAAACGAACTGGAACGCCAGGATGGTGTAACCCAGGCCCTTCTCGAAAACCTTGTTGTCCAACAGCCAGGACCAGTCCCAACCGTTCATGTAATAGGGATGGCTGGGCGGCAGCCAAGCGCCCACGCCGTTGCGCCAGAACTGCGCCGACAGCTTGTGCACGCCCGCGTCGAAATACAGGCAAGCCAGGGCCATGGTCACCGGCAGCAAATAGCACAGCACCGACACCGTGGCCGGCTCGGCCGCCGCCGGCGCATACACCGGCCGCGCCAAGCGCGCCCGCAGATTGTCCAGGGACAAAGCCCGCTCCGCCGGAATAAACAGCAACAACAGGCTGCTGCCCACCATCAACTGGTCGAAACCGCCGTCGAAATCGTGCCACATGGGCGTGAAAGCCGGGAACAGCACCCAAAAGGCGTAACCGACCGCCGCCGCCAGCCGCGTGCGATAACCCAAAGTCAACGCCAACGCCGCCGCCGCCCAGGCCAACAACAGCAGGTGCAGCACCGGCGAGGCCTGATCCACATAGGGCAGCGGATCGAAAATCAGGTGGCGGAAATAGAAGACGAACAGGATTTCCTGCAAGGCCACCAGCCCGAACAGAATACGGAACAGCCCCAGCCCGGTAGCGGGCACCTGCTTGGCAAGGCCCCAGCGGACCAGATTCTTCAACGCTTGATGCATGGCGGATTTCGTGTGGGTTGACTCGGCGGCCCGAACGGCCCGCCCCTGATTTTTGTGGGGCTAATGGTAATCGAAGCGGGGCGGGATGGCGATTTTGACGGTGCCGCGTGTCAGCATGAGCTTACAGTTTTGTAAGCCTAGACCGACAGACCGTACCGGAGCGACCGGTTACAATCCCGGCACACGCCCAAAGGCACCATGCGTATTGTTTCTTGATAACAAAGTTACCGAATGTGCTATACGGATTCCGTGTAGCACTGATATACCAGATTCTGTTTAATAAACTGTTAGGCTCTGGACCTACCCTTAAATTCTGACCCAGAATAAAAATTCTACATGGTTGATACAAAAGAGTTTTTAGTCCTTAGATATTCACTCATTAAAGAACAGCAGCATTCAGCCATTGTTGAACCTATGCCAAACCCAAAAGGAAAAGCGGTTCTTGTTGCGATCAATCAAGATCGAGAGTTTATTCTTAGGGGTGTCAGATATAGCTTTGTCGGATTTTCAGAAGCAATTCCTCCGAGAGGATTTAACTTTCCTAGCTCTCGTTTTTTCCTGGGCAAGATAGCGAAATTAAAAAAGGCCCACATGGGAAAGAAAATCCCTGGAGACATCATTGAGACCGAAGAAGATGACTGGGTTCCAGTAATCACAATATTTGATATTGAAACACAACATATTTTTGTTAAAAAAGACTGGCGATTTGGAAACCCAGAACAGACAATTCGGGCGATACAAAGCGGGCTACGTGAACCGATTCTAGCGCACTATAATCATAGGATTTTTGTTGAAGGAAAAACCAGAGTAGAGCATTTTTGGAAAGTGATTTCAAACCATATTAAAATATATAAATTAGAATTAAATCTAATCTCCCCAAACATTCTTGAGACAAATCTGCGAGCTAGAGAGGCACTAGCAGCCCTCAAGTCTGTTTTTGGGCAGGACGAAGTAGCTGTAAAGCTTGAGAACGATTCGGGTAAACTCCGCGTACCTTCTGAACCCATAGGAAGTTACTTGGAGTACATCGAAGAAGGCGAGGGATCATGGTCTTTAACAACCGAGAACATACGCGGCGGCAAGAAAAAGCATACAAGCGCTGAAAACATAGATACCATTGCGCTTCCGATTGGAGAAGAAAAAACTCCGCCTGAGAACATTCAGAGGCAGTTATATGAAGCGGACGAGCCTTCCCTCATAAGCTCTCCAGAGGCAGAAATGATCGCGACAGTATATGCAGAGGTCGTCAAGCCCCGTGAACGCTAAGCAATTGGCAAAGTTGATTGCTCTAGTGGCAATAACTTTTGGCATTTGCTTTGGTTTGTTAGTGCTCTCTGATGGCGCATCGACTCAAGTATTCGAAGAAATGCTTTCAGCCTTCCTTGTGGTTGCGACATTCCTAGTCACTCTTTCTGTCGCAATGTTTACCTATGTAGATAACATTTCAAAGGATTTAGTTGAGCTTAGAAATGAAGTACCGAGAGATAAACTAAATAACGTCATAGACCAACTCTCATCTCTAAAGCGAGAGGTTGTCAGTAATGGCGGCTTAATTGTGGCACTCGTTATCTTGGAAAGAACCACAAAAGGAATAGCAGTTTACCAGCTCGCGTACTACCAAGATGAAATGCAGGCAATGATCTCGTATATTGCTTTGTCATTGAGATTTTCATTTTTCTGCGTATCAATATTTGCAGCTTCCATGCAACTCAATGGCTTCATTATCGCCTCACAATACCGAGATATAATTGCAAAAAACCGAAAGTGATTTTCATAGCCGATTGGCTAACGACTTGATGCTTCTCATGAGATAGAAAACCTAACAAGATGCTGAACCGGACCCCGCCCTTTGGTTCTTTCTTAGATCTCGTGCTGACGCGTAGTTTTGCGACTCCGGTCTAGCTCCGCGAAGGGCGGGTCCGGTTAGCTTGAACGTTCGCTTTCAAGATCGGCCTTACCTATGCTTTCCGTCGAGCATCTCGCTGACAGGTGCGTTCCTAAGAGGCATCTTGGACGGTGAACTGAAGAGCCCTGAGTCGGTTCTCAAGTCTCTCGATGCCGACTGGAATGACTATCGATTTCCACGGTGTTAGTTCCTCTCGTAGGGCCGTAGGGTCCGGTGAGTCGGCGAACCGCACCGTTCGCGATTCAAGAAGCCTGAATGTTTCCGCGAGGACGCGGTGGCTTTGATGCGGTTCGCTATCGCTCACCACACCCTACTCACTATTAAGGATAGTTAGACATGAATTGCTTTTCCCATAACGCCGCGCCGGCTGTCGGCGTCTGCAAGGCTTGTCAAAAGGCGGTATGCGTCGAGTGTTCCATAGATACAGGTAGGGGGTTGGCCTGTTCTCCAGCGTGCGAAAAAGAGGTGGGCGAGCTGAATCTCATAATGGATAAGAGCAAGCAGATTTACAGCATCGGCGTTACGTCCAAGCTACCGCATACCGCCGTGCTGATGTATTCCTTTTTTGGCCTAGTTTTCTGCTCCGCCGCGATCTATCAATACGCAACAAGGGGCCGGTTTGACTTTATTTCGTCGGCTTTCGGGTTGGGTTTTCTGGTGTTCGGCATGCTGGCTTATATAAGAAACAAGCGTCTGAATTTGAACTGCTGACCGCAACAGGTGGGTTACGGCGCGCGGAAAGGCGTCTGTGTCACAGATATTCGGGATAATGCGCGCCTAACCCACCCTACATTTTGGCTTTGCCTGGCGACGGGTCGGATTGCTCGAAACGCGGGAACCGAAAAAACGCTCCCCAGTCCTGAATCGCATTCGGCGGTGCAGAAAAACCGCTTCCCTATCCAAAAGGCTAAAAACCATCCCATGAAAATGCTTTTACCGATTTTCCTGCTGCTGCCGGCGCTGGCCTTCGGCGCCGGTTCCCTGTGCGAATCCGGCGAGCAAATCCTGTTTTCCTGTGGGGTGGGCAAGGGCGGCAAGCAGGTGTCGCTGTGCGGTTCCCGGCGGTTGGAGAAAAACCTGGGGTATCTGCAATACCGTTTCGGCAGGCCGGGGAAAATCGAGCTGGCGTTTCCGGCCGCCAGGGAGGGTTCGTTGGAGCAATTCCGCTACGCGCACTATTTCCGCTTCCAGGTGGATCGGACGGCGGTGTCGTTCGCCAACGGCGGGTTCCGTTACAGCCTGTTCAGCAGCTACGACGGCGAGGAAAAGCCGGCCGTGCAGGAGGAGGGCGTTACCGTGGCGCAGCAAGGCGAGCCGGACAAAGAAAGCAGCCTGGTGTGCCGCAAGCCGGTGGTTTCCCGCCTGTCGCAGCTGGAAGCGGTTTTGCCTTGCGACAAGGACAGCGACATCGCCGCTTGCGGCGATTGACGCCCAACCCATCACACCGTGGACCAATAACAATAACCAAGGGGACATCATGCATCACCGCAATCGTGGGAAACATCGCAGCGCCGCGTACACACCGATCGGCTTTGCCGTCGCCAAGGGGCTGATGATGCTGTCACTGGCTCTCGCGGCCGCCGACCCGGCCTTCGCTTTGCCTCACCCCATGAGTTTGACGGACGCGCTCAAGAACGGCGCTTGCCAAAAGCCGAGCCAGGCCAATCCGTCCGTACAGGCGTTGATCGTCGATGCTTCGACGCCCTGCGGCAACGTGACGGTGGGCGCGCAAGACGCCGCGGCGTTTTCCGCCGCCGCCCCTCTGCTGCCGGTGGTGATCGGCCGGCGCGGCGTGCTGAGCATCCAGGATCAGGCCATGACGCTGTACGCCAGTTCCTTCCGTATCCAGGACGGCGGCATCATGCAGGCCGGGGCGGGCAAGCCGGTAACAAGCCAAATCGCCATCGTGATGGCCGGCAATGCCTCCGCCAGCGCGGCGACGACGGCCACGGGGAGCTCCGCCATCGTCAGCCAATCCAACGCCAGGGACATCACCGTCGCCAACGGCGGCATACTGCGGCTCTACGGCGGCAAGGGCTTGTCCGCCGCGCCGGACGGCGTCCGCAACAATCCGGCCAAGAACCCGGCCTTCATCAATACCACCAGCGGCACCGCCAGTTGGACTTACCTGGCCGCGCCGGCCGGGCCGGCGTCCTACAACGACGGCGAAAACGTCAGCGCCCCGGTGCCGTCGAGCAATCCGGACACCACTTTGACGCTGGCCACCACGGTCGATTGGCAAGCCAACGACTGGATTTCCGTCGCCACCACCAGCTTCAGCTCCCACCAAACGGAAATCGTGCAGGTTTGCGCCGTCGCTTCGGTCGCCAATCCCGACCCGCAAGCCGCCACCCTGGGCTTGCCCGCCAACGTCAGCCGGCTCACCCTGTGCCAGCCGTTGAAGCATTACCACTACGGCGGAAACGCCCCGACGCCGGGCTTTTTCCCCGCCAACACCACGCAAAAAGTCGTGCCGGACAAGGACGCCAAGGCCATCGACGTGAGCCATCAGGCGAAGAGCTTTTACGACGGCCCGGAGCGCAATTACGGCATCGACGAGCGGGCGGAAGTGGCCTTGTTGTCGCGCAACATCAAGCTGAGCTCAGTGGCGGACGCCGATTTCATGGGCGGCCATTTGGTGGCCCTGCAAGGCGCGGGCAGCGTGCAGCTGGTCGGCGTGGAAATCGAAAAATTCGGCCAGCCTTTCGTCGGCCGCTACCCGGTCCACCTGCACCATTTGTTTGGCGGCGGCGGCAATGTGTTGGTGCAGGACGCCAGCATCCATCACAGCTACAACAAGTGCTTCACCGTGCACGGCAGCGGCGGCGCCCAGTTCTACAACAACGTCTGCGTGCGCACCGTCGGCCAAGGCTTTTACCTGGAGGACGGCGCCGACATCACCGGCAACCGGTTCATCCGCAACCACGTCGCCGGCACCATGGCGGCAAATACCACCTATTCCTATCCGCGCCAGAACGGCAGCACTTATTGGGACGGCGACAATCTGCAAGGCGCCCATGGGGCCGCCGATTGGTACACCATCGACAATATTCCCGACACCTCCGCGTCCGGCGCCAACAGCAACCCGGTGGATTCGACGCATCCCGGCGGTTTTTGGATCACCAATCTCGGCAACGCCTTCGTCAACAATTCGGTAGCCGGTTGCCAAGGCAAAGGCCGAGGTTATTGGCTGTTGGCGCAGAGATCGGCGAAAGGCGCCGGCTATCCCGAATTCACGGGCAATCGCGTGCACGGCTGTTACAACGGGATCGACAACGACGACACCACGGGGAACACCCAACAGCCTTACCCCATGCTGTCCGGCCAGGCGAAACACGCCCCTGTGCTGTTGCTGACCGACAATACGATCACCCGCTCGCGCAACAAGGCCGCCTGGTTCCGTAACTGGTATGCCACGCTGCACAACCATCGATTCGCCACCAACCTGCGTGGATTCTCCCTGCTGGTGGGGGGCGGACCGGAAGGGACCTACCCCGGATTTTGGAGCCTCGTCCATCAAAACGTCATCGCCGGCATGACGAGGAACAATGTGGAGCGGTATCCGGGCTGCGCCATCGGCAGCTGGCAAACGGAATGCACGGATGTGAGCGGTCTTGATTGGGGCAACTATCCCAGCGCCAATACCAACATCCAGGGCTACAGCTATTACGACGGCCCGGCCAGGATCGAGCACAATCGCTTCGTCAATTTCCGCTTCGATCCCACCGGCCTCCATCCGAACGATCCGGCGGCGCGGCTGCTGACTCGAACGGACATCGCCAATATCCAGACCTACGCCACACAGGGCCAGCTCGAGGGCATCGTGACCCAGGCGGCCGCCAATGCCGCGCCGTCTTCGCAATATCAAGGCTACGCCGGCGACGCGGCCAACGGCTGGCAAACGTCCAACGCGCAAACCGTTCCGCCGACGCAATATATCCGCGACAGCCTTTGGGACAACGTGGACTTCAAGCATCAGGTGTATACGGAGGCGGTCAACATGGGCCCCTTCAACGACGGCGACAAGACGACGGTGATTCGCGACCTGGACAGTCGGTTGAGCGGGTTGAGGGTCGTGGACGGCGGCGGCAATTCCGATCCCAACGTGGTCCCGATCTCGCTCAATAGCGTGGATTTCTACGCAACCGATTTCACCGTGGACGAGCCCCATTCCCGCGGCCCCAACGACTTCCGCGCGACTTCCCTCATGAGTCCGCACAAGTACGCCACGCTGAATATCGAAACGGTGCACAACGCGCCGTACGGCGGATCGGGAAGCTGTCCCTCGAGCAGTGCGCCGTATATCCCCACGTGCTTTCGCGTGGAGATCAAACGGGACATGCCGGCCTATGGCGACGCGGACTATCCGAGCCTGTTTCTTAACGGTCGCGGCCAATTGCCGATCTACGAACCGTTTGTCATGGACCGCATGGGATATACGGTCTACGGCCTGCAAGGCACGGAACACAACCCGCCTTATACGCCCACGGCTTTCCAGGATCGGCTCGTCTTCAGCTACACCGACCCGGCGGTGAAAAAGGCGGGCGAGTTTTTCGTCAATCGCATCGCGGTGTACCAGCCGGTGACGACGCCGTCGAACATCAAGGTCCATCGGATTCGCCGCCAGTGGGGCGGGCAACTCTATGGAGGCTCCTCCTCCTCGTACCCGCCCCACTACCACCGGCCGGGAGGCGCCGGCAATTCTTGCGACGGCATCTTCAGCCAAAACCAAGCCACAGCGGCTCAGAAATGGACGGATTGCTTAAATCGCGCGAACAATGTGTCGCCGTATGCCGGCGGGATGACCATCCCGGCGGCGACCAGCTGGTCCAGTTTCGAGCAGCCCTATAAGACCCTGATGGGGATCGCGAAACCGAAGCCGTCGGACATCGCGGCGTTCAAAGCCAACCAGACCTTCTATTACGACACCGCGAACAGCCTGCTGTATTTCTACATGATCGAGGACAAGCCGGTGCAGAGGCAGTATTCGCCCTTCGGCACCTGCAACGCCGCCAAATACAGCGATTACGTGACGCAGATTCAGGGAATCAAGGCCTTCAGCGATCGGAACAGCGTACAAGCCGCGCTGGACGCCTCTTGCCTGGTCAGCGGCGGAACGCCCCAGCGCAACGATCTGTTCGTGTGCCATGAAACCGGCTGCGCGGCCTACCTGGTGGACCTATCGACCGCAACGGCCACGACGCCGACCCAATTGCCCGCGTCCACGCCGCCCAAACCCATAACGCGTAAGGACTATAAAGCCTGGAACCAGTACACACTGGTCTACGGGACGCCCGCGCAACAACCCAACGGCCTGCCGGTGCCGGCCACCGCCCCCGCGGACGGCTCGGCATTGCCGGCCTTCCTGGCGCCGATCGACGGGACACCTCCCCCGGCCGGCAATCAAATCACCTATGACTTTCTCCCCCTATCGGGCGCGCCGTTCCCGGTGACGGAAAACTTCCGCTACCACTGCGTGACCAATCCGCCTTGGTCTCCGGTGAACGCCAGAGGCGCCTATCCGCCAACCGGAGGCTTCACCTATCCGCTAGGCCCTTCCCTGTGTAAGACGACGGCTGAGGGAGGTGCCGTGATGGAGGTGGGAATCGTGCTGCAGGTGATCGTCACCAATCCCGGTAGCGGTTACACCTCGCCGCCGACGGTTACGATTGGCCCTCCTACCAGCGGCATGCAGGCTCAGGCCGTCGCCACCATCGCCAACGGATCGGTGACGGGGGTGACCGTGACGAGCCAAGGCAGCGGCTATGACTTCGGACCGCAGGTCACTTTTTCGCCTCCTCACTGAGGGAAAGCCAGGTTGCCGCTTGCAAGACCATGAGGTAAGGCGCAATAGGGGTAGCCGTATTGCGCCGGATGCGTGAACGGCAACGAATACCATCCACTTCCAACCCACGGCGCTTGGCTTTGGCGGAAGGACTCCGCTGCGGCGCGAAAACGAAGCAAAACGAGATGATGAAACAAACGACAACCCTGCTGATCCGTCCCGCCGCCCGCGGCGGGAAATACCTGGGCGCCGATGCGGCCAACGCCCATCACCACAGCGCGGCGGCGTTCCTGCTCGATCCGGCCGCGGAGCGGGTGGCGGCGTTCGGCTTGACCGAGGCGGCCACACCGCAGAGCGCCGGGCCGGCCGATTTGATGGCGCCGGTGAGCCGTTGCGCGCCGTTCGCGGCGGACGGCGATACGGTGGGGGTGCGCTTGAGCGTGGACATCGCCGAGCCGACCGTGTTCCGTTTGCTGGCGGTGGGTCCCTTGAGCCACCCGGACCAGGCGCGGGTGGTTCAGGCCGACATCACCCTGCTGCCGGGCGTGGACATCGGCATCGGTCCGCAATATCCGGAAGGTCTGGTGGTGGAGATTCCGGGACTGTGCATCAGCGCCGTGGCGGCCCAGTGGCAGGGAGCGCAATTGAGCTGCCGCGCCAAGGTGACCATGATGTGCGGTTGCCCCATCCGCCGGCAATCCGGCTGGTTTTGGCCGGCCGGCGATTTTTCCGTGCGGTTGGTGACATGCACGCAACGCGGCGCGGTGTACAGCTATCCCTTGGCGTTCGACGACAGCCAGCCGCTGGGCAGTTCGTTCCAAGGGCAATGGGACAACCAAGCGCCGGGCGATCCGGTGGCGCAGGCGTGGGTCTACGCTTCCGAGCCCAAGCTGGGCAACCAGGGCTGCTACCGGATACTTCCCGCGCTGCCGCTGCCGCCGTTGAGGCTGCCGCGGGATGCGCAACGGGTGCTGCGGGAGGCGGACATTACCGGCAACGCTCGTGCATGCGCGGAGCGATAACTCCGCCGCGCCTACGGCGCGCCGGCCGCCCGCGCCGCGATCAACGCCTCGAACTGCTCGGCCGGCACGGGACGCCCGAGCAAATAGCCTTGCATCACTTGGCAATCTTCCCTCAGCAGAAAAGCCTCCTGCTCCTCGGTTTCCACGCCTTCCGCCACGGCCACCAAGTTCAAGGCGTGAGCCAGCGAAATAATGGCCTGGATGATGGCGCGGTCCTCCGGATCGGATGAAATGTCGCGGACGAAGGACTGGTCGATTTTCAGCACGTCGATGGGCAGCCGTTTCAGGTAGCTGAGGCTGGAATAGCCCGTGCCGAAATCGTCCACGGCGATGGAAATGCCCAGGGATTTGAAGCCGTGCAGCACTTTGATGGAGTGATTGACATCGCGCATCAGCAGGCTTTCGGTGATTTCCAACTCCAAGCGGTCCGGCGCCAAGCCGGTCTCCTGCAGAATTCTCGATACTCGGTCCAGAATATTGGGCTCCTGCAGCTGCCGCGCCGACACGTTGATCGCCACGCGCAAGTGCTCCATCCCCATGCTTTGCCAGGATTTGGTTTGCGCGCAGGCGGTTTGCAGCACCCATTCGCCGATGGGCAGGATCAAGCCGGTTTCTTCCGCCACCGGGATGAATCGGTCGGGCGAAATCAGCCCCTTGGTCGGATGTTGCCAGCGCAGCAGCGCTTCCATGCCCGTGATGCGTCCCGAATCCATCACCCGTTTCGGCTGGTAGAAGAGCTGGAATTGCCCTTTTTCCAGCGCCAAGCGCAGCTCCGACTCCAACTCGGCGCGGCTTTCGGCGACGACGGCCATTTCTTCGGTGAAGAATTCGTAGTGGTTACGGCCTTTTTCCTTGGCGCTGTACATGGCGGCGTCGGCATGCCGGATCAGCGTTTCCGCATCGAAGCCGTGGTCGGGGTAAACGGTGATGCCGATGCTGGGCGTGCTGACCAGGCTGTGCGAGCCGAAGACGTGGGGCGGAGCCAGCTCGTCGATGAGTTTCTGCGCCACCCGGGCGGCGTCCTGGGCGCCCACCGCCTCCAGGATCACCACGAACTCGTCGCCGCCCAGCCGCGCCACGGTGTCGATTTCCCTGAGGCAGGATTGCAAGCGCTGGGCCACGGAAATCAGCAGCTGGTCGCCCACGGCGTGTCCCAGGGAGTCGTTGATGTGCTTGAAGCGGTCCAGGTCGATGAACATCAGCGCCAGGGGCGTTTCGTGACGCTTGGCGTTGGCCAGCGCTTGGTCCAGCCGAGCGTGGAACAACAAGCGGTTGGGTAGGCCGGTCAGCACGTCGTAATGGGCCAACCGCTGGATATGCTCCTCGCTGGCCTTGCGCTCGGTAATGTCGGAAAAAATCGCCACGAAGTTGGCGATCCGGCCGGCGATCTTGATGGTGTTGATGTAGGTCCACTTGGGGTAAATCTCGCCGTTTTTGCGGCGGTCCCAAAT
This window harbors:
- the cmoB gene encoding tRNA 5-methoxyuridine(34)/uridine 5-oxyacetic acid(34) synthase CmoB, whose amino-acid sequence is MSGYATLLAALAGEAALRPWLDSLPEQLQAALTADGHGDLPRWQEVLDSLPAIAASSVDLNADALRIGAPGDCDEAQRSAIEQALRQLHPWRKGPYDIHGIPIDTEWRSDWKWQRLADHIAPLDKRLVLDVGCGSGYHCWRMLGAGARRVIGIDPTLLSVMQFLAVKHFAGDYPVDVLPLGIDDVPPDLQAFDTVFSMGVLYHRRSPMDHLLELKGCLKPGGELVLETLVIDGGLGQVLVPEGRYAKMRNVWFIPSCATLESWLKRCGYREVRLVDLCRTSTDEQRSTDWMRFHSLADFLDPANPELTCEGLPAPTRAVFLAEKP
- a CDS encoding DCC1-like thiol-disulfide oxidoreductase family protein, whose translation is MHQALKNLVRWGLAKQVPATGLGLFRILFGLVALQEILFVFYFRHLIFDPLPYVDQASPVLHLLLLAWAAAALALTLGYRTRLAAAVGYAFWVLFPAFTPMWHDFDGGFDQLMVGSSLLLLFIPAERALSLDNLRARLARPVYAPAAAEPATVSVLCYLLPVTMALACLYFDAGVHKLSAQFWRNGVGAWLPPSHPYYMNGWDWSWLLDNKVFEKGLGYTILAFQFVFPALFWHRRARVPLMALGATFHTGIIITLNIYPFGFAMLVHYLLLVPFRWWRALGRAYRAAQPRLAVYFDEACPLCNRTAIVVNHFDVKRAVEFKGLQSHAKACRALDGIPERELLADLYAVDGQGRLYRGLDTYIRILRAMGYAAPLGWLLSVPGIYHLAAAVYRRIADGRARCDAACLVPAAQQGVDPWRLLADRYLGDEGLRARRLAKCLMLLAVLQLNSTVHYGILYRLGIKPAEVEALAPLALLSNSLLTFSHAVAGITPHALYMHDHFEGFEHIFAITYRDKDGKEQWLPFVNEEGRIVAPNWGRIQCMWANVALTPHLKAERLEKFLRKVTAYFGPQVGLDTDDAVFTLKFKHATVPNDWQPGLRNRNLAEPWRDIGTLVWKNGMMRMELPGVDVEKL
- a CDS encoding G8 domain-containing protein, encoding MHHRNRGKHRSAAYTPIGFAVAKGLMMLSLALAAADPAFALPHPMSLTDALKNGACQKPSQANPSVQALIVDASTPCGNVTVGAQDAAAFSAAAPLLPVVIGRRGVLSIQDQAMTLYASSFRIQDGGIMQAGAGKPVTSQIAIVMAGNASASAATTATGSSAIVSQSNARDITVANGGILRLYGGKGLSAAPDGVRNNPAKNPAFINTTSGTASWTYLAAPAGPASYNDGENVSAPVPSSNPDTTLTLATTVDWQANDWISVATTSFSSHQTEIVQVCAVASVANPDPQAATLGLPANVSRLTLCQPLKHYHYGGNAPTPGFFPANTTQKVVPDKDAKAIDVSHQAKSFYDGPERNYGIDERAEVALLSRNIKLSSVADADFMGGHLVALQGAGSVQLVGVEIEKFGQPFVGRYPVHLHHLFGGGGNVLVQDASIHHSYNKCFTVHGSGGAQFYNNVCVRTVGQGFYLEDGADITGNRFIRNHVAGTMAANTTYSYPRQNGSTYWDGDNLQGAHGAADWYTIDNIPDTSASGANSNPVDSTHPGGFWITNLGNAFVNNSVAGCQGKGRGYWLLAQRSAKGAGYPEFTGNRVHGCYNGIDNDDTTGNTQQPYPMLSGQAKHAPVLLLTDNTITRSRNKAAWFRNWYATLHNHRFATNLRGFSLLVGGGPEGTYPGFWSLVHQNVIAGMTRNNVERYPGCAIGSWQTECTDVSGLDWGNYPSANTNIQGYSYYDGPARIEHNRFVNFRFDPTGLHPNDPAARLLTRTDIANIQTYATQGQLEGIVTQAAANAAPSSQYQGYAGDAANGWQTSNAQTVPPTQYIRDSLWDNVDFKHQVYTEAVNMGPFNDGDKTTVIRDLDSRLSGLRVVDGGGNSDPNVVPISLNSVDFYATDFTVDEPHSRGPNDFRATSLMSPHKYATLNIETVHNAPYGGSGSCPSSSAPYIPTCFRVEIKRDMPAYGDADYPSLFLNGRGQLPIYEPFVMDRMGYTVYGLQGTEHNPPYTPTAFQDRLVFSYTDPAVKKAGEFFVNRIAVYQPVTTPSNIKVHRIRRQWGGQLYGGSSSSYPPHYHRPGGAGNSCDGIFSQNQATAAQKWTDCLNRANNVSPYAGGMTIPAATSWSSFEQPYKTLMGIAKPKPSDIAAFKANQTFYYDTANSLLYFYMIEDKPVQRQYSPFGTCNAAKYSDYVTQIQGIKAFSDRNSVQAALDASCLVSGGTPQRNDLFVCHETGCAAYLVDLSTATATTPTQLPASTPPKPITRKDYKAWNQYTLVYGTPAQQPNGLPVPATAPADGSALPAFLAPIDGTPPPAGNQITYDFLPLSGAPFPVTENFRYHCVTNPPWSPVNARGAYPPTGGFTYPLGPSLCKTTAEGGAVMEVGIVLQVIVTNPGSGYTSPPTVTIGPPTSGMQAQAVATIANGSVTGVTVTSQGSGYDFGPQVTFSPPH